AAATTTTTTTTGCAATATTTGGCCCCCTCTCCCTCCTGCGCGCAGGGATCACACAAAGCTCCATTTCATATGTATTTGTTAGTCTTAGTATGCAAAGTTTATACTTGACTTAAGGCGGAGAAATTATGAAGTTGCCCTAATTAATTATGTATCTATACTCATTTCATGCCATTAATCAATCAACGCTAGAAATAGGAACCTAAGCATGCAAAGATTATAAGTTTATTTTAGCATATAGCAAAAAAAAGGCCTCACTAGGCTTCTAAATATGCATCTTTAATGTCTGATTTCTGGACATGTTACCCTAGAGTCATTACTACTTGCTTATTTTCATGCCAAGATGTAAATCACCCCTTAAGCATATATAACCATGTCTTTATCGTgttaaaattgattttaaattactaaatgagttatctaatttattaatttaattacatatatattaGGTGAAGCgcatacaaaaataaaagataatccAAGTCCTATGAGAAGAAAAAAAGTTAAATCAACACACATAAGAAAGAAGTAAAgagaaaaagaattaattacAAACCaagaaaaaattaactaataaacctAATTATTATAAGGTTTTAGACTCATCACACTTTGTAAAGTATTTTCAAGGCATTCTAATAGGCCTCTATATCTAAATAGATTTCTATCATATGTTTCATAGGTCCAACAAATAAGAGACTTTACATAAAAACAAGTTGGATTTTTTTTCCCAAGTGTACTtaccaaattttattttactataatggaaaaaattaaaaaaaaaaaggcaagataaaaaaggaaaaaaaaatccaaataaaaagtaaaaaatttaaatatggaaagaaatatcttttaattaaggaaataaaaaattaattatggaaaaaatatttttaattaaggaaaAGCTATTCTAAtatggaaaaaatatttttaattaaagaagAAATTTATTCTAACCTACAAAGAAATATTCATGAACatgttcaaaaaataaattaaataagaaaacaaaattatgtaaatataaaaaaaattaaaaaaaaaacaaatatggcatgtgaaaattaaaatatggcaagcaaaaaaattatttttttattatttttttcatggtGAATGTGATTCTATCACCAGGTTGCTTCAGATATGCATAGGTCTACATATATAAAACCCTACCTAGCTAGAAAGAGTTGCCACTCATCCCCCTTTGTCATAACATCCTTTTCTCCTACTGATCTAGAAAAAGAAAGTGGAGACAATGGAGGAAAGAAGGGCTAGATCCCTTATGGTGATTTTTGTGGTGTTGGGTATGGCTGTCGGGCAGTCTGCTGCTTCATTCGGCGGTTGCTACAAGAGCTGCTTCCTTAAATGTATAATTACTCCTCCCGGTAATTCTCCCATTTCATGTGGCGTTAAGTGCTTGAAAGATTGCATCATTCCATCATCCCTCACCACTTCAACTGCCAAAGAGCAAACCCATTACTTCTGCAACTTTGGTTGTGCTTCCTCTTTGTGCACCAACTTCAGCACCAAACAAGACCCAGGTAATTAAATTACTAACTAATCATCTCTCTCTCCCTCATAGATACAAGTGAGAAGGggtaattttctttaatttttataattgatataGAATTAGTGGGTTGATTTTGTTTGTTTGTGGGTTGTCAGGGGAAGAGAATGTGGCAAAGTGTGTGGATTCTTGCTCGACCAGATGTTCCAAGAACTTCTCACCATGAAGATCTTAAGAGGATTGAAGATTTGTGGGTTGGTGTTGCTATGAATGAGTGTCATacatagaaaaattaataaaacccATGATAGATCTTTGATTAATTTGTGTTTGATCTCTCACTCAAATTGCCaagtttcaagaaaaggaaaaatgaaggctatattaataatatattagcaGATTCTGCAGCTGTGTTCTTgattctactttttttttttttttgtcgttTCTTTATTACCAATTTAAAGTTCACAGGATCGCATGTTACAATTATAA
This sequence is a window from Manihot esculenta cultivar AM560-2 chromosome 4, M.esculenta_v8, whole genome shotgun sequence. Protein-coding genes within it:
- the LOC110612675 gene encoding thionin-like protein 2, translated to MEERRARSLMVIFVVLGMAVGQSAASFGGCYKSCFLKCIITPPGNSPISCGVKCLKDCIIPSSLTTSTAKEQTHYFCNFGCASSLCTNFSTKQDPGEENVAKCVDSCSTRCSKNFSP